In Streptosporangiales bacterium, a single genomic region encodes these proteins:
- a CDS encoding glutamate--cysteine ligase has protein sequence MGRDVDGATFSREDRQQYRQKVRRCLDVLARMLSDFRFEHERPMTGLEIEFNLVDAAYQPAMRNERVLELIENPSFQTELGQFNIETNVEPRQIAGAGFTSYEEDVRASLNAAQDRATKDDTHIVMVGILPTLMTEHMGPDTFSGNPRYRLLNEQILAARGEDVHIDISGAERLQMYSDTILPEAACTSVQLHLQVSPETFADYWNASQAIASIQLALGANSPFLFGRQLWQETRIALFEQATDTRPEELKAQGVRPRVWFGERWVTSIFDLFEENVRYFPALLPICDDEDPVEVLEHGDTPELSELRLHNGTIYRWNRPVYDVVLGRPHLRVENRVLPAGPTVVDIIANAAFYFGLVNHLAQADRPVWSQMSFSAAEENFHSAARNGIDARVYWPGVGEVHATELVVRRLLPWAAEGLDAWGVQPQIRDRLLGIIEQRCLTGRNGATWQRDTLRQVERDRNLDRPEALAETLRLYSAHMHTNEPVHTWPVGE, from the coding sequence GTGGGGCGAGATGTCGACGGCGCAACCTTTTCCCGAGAGGACCGGCAGCAGTATCGGCAGAAGGTACGCCGCTGCCTGGACGTCCTCGCCCGGATGCTGTCGGACTTCCGGTTCGAGCACGAACGGCCGATGACCGGGCTGGAGATCGAGTTCAACCTGGTCGACGCCGCGTACCAGCCGGCGATGCGCAACGAGCGTGTGCTCGAGCTGATCGAGAACCCGTCGTTCCAGACCGAGCTCGGTCAGTTCAACATCGAGACCAACGTCGAGCCGCGGCAGATCGCCGGTGCCGGGTTCACCTCGTACGAGGAGGACGTGCGCGCCAGCCTGAACGCCGCGCAGGACCGGGCGACGAAGGACGACACCCACATCGTCATGGTCGGCATCCTGCCGACGCTGATGACCGAGCACATGGGGCCGGACACGTTCTCAGGTAACCCGCGCTACCGACTGCTCAACGAGCAGATCCTCGCCGCACGCGGGGAGGACGTGCACATCGACATCAGCGGCGCGGAGCGCCTGCAGATGTACTCCGACACGATCCTGCCCGAGGCCGCATGCACCAGCGTGCAGCTGCACCTGCAGGTGTCACCGGAGACGTTCGCCGACTACTGGAACGCGTCCCAGGCGATCGCGTCGATCCAGCTCGCGCTCGGCGCGAACTCGCCGTTCCTGTTCGGTCGGCAGCTGTGGCAGGAGACGAGGATCGCGCTCTTCGAGCAGGCGACGGACACCAGGCCGGAGGAGCTGAAGGCACAGGGCGTACGGCCGCGGGTGTGGTTCGGCGAGCGCTGGGTGACGTCGATCTTCGACCTGTTCGAGGAGAACGTGCGCTACTTCCCTGCGCTGCTGCCGATCTGCGACGACGAGGACCCGGTCGAGGTGCTTGAGCACGGGGACACGCCCGAGCTGTCCGAGCTGCGGCTGCACAACGGCACCATCTACCGGTGGAACCGGCCGGTGTACGACGTGGTGCTCGGGCGCCCGCACCTGCGCGTGGAGAACCGGGTGCTGCCGGCGGGGCCGACCGTCGTCGACATCATCGCCAACGCCGCGTTCTACTTCGGGCTGGTCAACCATCTCGCGCAGGCGGACCGGCCGGTCTGGTCGCAGATGTCGTTCAGCGCGGCGGAGGAGAACTTCCACTCCGCAGCGAGGAACGGCATCGACGCTCGCGTCTACTGGCCCGGTGTGGGCGAGGTGCACGCCACCGAGCTGGTGGTGCGCCGGCTGCTGCCGTGGGCGGCGGAGGGCCTGGACGCGTGGGGTGTGCAGCCGCAGATCAGGGACCGGCTGCTCGGCATCATCGAGCAGCGCTGCCTGACCGGCCGCAACGGCGCGACCTGGCAGCGCGACACGCTGCGGCAGGTCGAAAGGGATCGCAACCTGGACCGGCCGGAGGCGCTGGCGGAGACGCTGCGGCTGTACTCGGCACACATGCACACCAACGAGCCGGTGCACACCTGGCCGGTCGGCGAGTAG